The Cryptomeria japonica chromosome 9, Sugi_1.0, whole genome shotgun sequence DNA segment CTATGTCGCATCATCTATTGCCTCTTGGTCTTTTGCTATTGTATTAGTTACATTGCCCTAAGATAGTTGTGCCACCTGTAGATTTATTCTTTTCTTGTTCGCCTTGAAGTTGGAGAGAATTGGTGATAAATCTTCTGCTACAGGTTCAACTGTGGCTCCAACTCTAATCTTTCACTTGGCAACTCTTTTTCTAGCTTCAACAATATTCCTTGGAACATCTTTGACTTCATCACTAATATAATTCAACACCATGATTGCATCCTTTAGGCATTCCAGAGAGTTGGGATAGTGTCATGTTTTCTCTGCACATTTTTAGGAACTTTGACTGGAATTGTCCACTCACAAAGAACCTCACAAACTCAGGTACTTTTGATAAAGACGTAGAAGTAATTACATGACAAGTTCATTAAACCTATAGTTTGACTCACTAGTTTATTTGTTTTTTTCTATTAAATCCTTGTTGACCTGACCAATCTCTTTCATTCCTCGCTTGATTTTTTATTTCACGTCGCAACGAAAGAAGACAATTTGGCAAATTTACACATTTCATGCGGACAATGAATCTTAACACCTACATAATCTAGCATTTGTCATGGATTGTAAAATTAACCTTTGAATGAGTTCACAAGAGTGGACTATACAACTTAACCTTTTCACAATATATAATAGGTGGGAAAATCTAACCATGTGCTACCAATTATATCAGgtgaattataaaatttaatttatggATGACGTGTTTATATTTTTTTACCTTTCTTTGAGTTAAATATTAGAGACTTcacttttttaaattaaaaaaaggtAAACTAACATTTTTATAATAGAATTAGATGTATATTGAGAATGAAACTTGGTACTCTTTGCAACATTAGTTTGGGATTCTTTTTTTTTAGGGGCTAGTTAAACTATTTTTTGTTAGAAGGCGATTTCGTCTTTCCATTCTTGTTATGAAATTACTAGATTGATCAAACTATTTCTAACATTTAACTCTATGAGAGAAATTGCATACAAGATTACAAAATAAGCATAATGGACAATCAATAACACATCATAtgtcatgcttcacatatgcactctaCAAGGGAGCTCAATACAAATCTTAGGCAACCTTTAACACTAAACATGTGTGCTTTCTTTTTATAGATTCAAGATCATACAAAACCACCAAATGGTATTGGATAAACCATGTGTCTCAAAACCATAAGAGCACAAAATCATTGaccttaatatttaattttggtacaaacattttgcaatattaaataaattttcaaTGTGCAACCTTCTACATAAAATATCTAACCAATATTACAAAACAACTTTACACTTGTGAACCCCAAAAATACTGAATGTCACTAAAATCACCTTGAAAGATGCATCAATGTAAATATTTATTTCACATAATTAAAATAATCTTTTTCTTGTGCAAGATGTACAACACCCTTTTTCCTAACAATTCTAGACTTTCCACTTGAAGAGACTTGTGTTGGAAATTTTTTGCTTATTAGAACTATGTTAGCCGTTGTCCCATTCTTTATGACTTCTCTTCTTAAATCCCTCTACTTTGTCTTGTCTTCTATGGGAAAAATAATGAGGGCCTTCCTTTAGAGTGTCTTAGAAACTAAGAAGAATATTTCTactttcatgtgatggttgttaGAGGATGTGTTTAAGTTAGACATGAGGTTTTTCATGTAGAGGCTATTGTAGCCAATTTTAGTTAGAGTAACTAACTTGTGAGGCTTCCTCTTTTTAACTCTTTTCTTGGTTCTTTCATCCTACAAATTTGTATTTATTATAGTTTATTTTTTGTCTAATATTTTGTAGAAAGATAGTTTTGATTATTTCCATCAAAGGTTTGTGTCTAGGTGTCTTATGATATTGTACCTACTTTTGTTATTAGTCATATAGGCCAAGGCATGCAATATAGggtcaattttattaattaaaagaatTGCTCTAGTTGGTTATAGCTTAAGATGATTTAACATACATGAATCAAATCTAACAATAAATTTATAAACAACTAGAAAAATAGCTATAAGAAAAAAAgacattattttaataattatctACCCATCATTAAAATTAAGATGATCAAGAATATGAAATATACAAAAAAAAGTAAACCAATAAAAACAATGTTTcaatagttgagcatgttccaatagttgttataacatttgttgaTCCATATGCGGACCATCCAACAACGTGTActataaaagaatctttctttgatttttgatttgatgcccaatatttttaacaatattgcactaatagtccaaggggttgagcttaattggttaaaacaatgGGTTCTCACAtccaatcaaacataataataataataatcggcTTCGCccctattacctaccaaaaaaaagaaaaaaagatgaaaattaaaaaataataaatcaataaaatcaatattaacaaattataaaatattataaaattaaactctactccaaacagaacattttaaaaatatagaaaataaaatttaaatttaaaattataagtaaaactaaattttaaaaagtaaaaaaatgaaatacaatctattaaaaaatttaaaataaatatttttaaaaagaatataatgaaaaatcaaatatttatattggttaatttttttttaaaatataataattattaaatataatttaattattagtaaaaaattatgaaaataaaaatatttattataaatttaacTATAATACAAATGGAATAGAGGTGGCTTCATTTTATAGATGAAGTACGTTTTGGTTATTAATGAGAGTTAAATGCATTTACGTAAGGTATGGAATTACCGGGTCCCATACGGAGCAATTGGAATGTAAACCGAgattaataattgaaataaatgtCTAAAGTTTGGaaacttattattatttttaaataaaagcaaataaatataatttttacaCTACTGTTACTCCTATTAGTCAATAGAAAAACagacaaataattttatttaaatcatttaaatatacataaatataaaaattatagaaTGACACTCAAATTTTTAAAACTCTAGGATTTGAAATTTAGACCAACTCAAGCCACAAGTTCTTATTCCAAGCCAACAACATAGATCATTTTTCTCTGCACGTTGTTTGAACCTTGACTGGATTCTTCCACCACAAAGAACCCAACAAAAGGGATGTACTTCTGCGTCCCTATATAAAGAGCAGACTGAGCAGAAGAAAATACGCAGCAACTGAGCTCGAAACGAGAGAAAGAGCAAAGCAATGGATTTCTCAAGTTCTTTGAGCACCCTCATTTTTTATTGTGTAGTAGCCACAGTCATTAGTGTTGTATACATGCTCACAAAGCTCAGAAGCAAGCCATCTGAGAGGCTGCCACCTGGACCGCGTCCCTGGCCGTTGATTGGCAACATCCTCCAGGTGGGCAAGAATGTGAACGAGTCCTTCTCTGAGCTGGCGAAGATCCATGGCCCCCTCATGACCCTCCACCTCGGATGGCGGACAACTGTGGTGGCCTCCTCGCCCGCCATGGCCAGACAGGTTCTCCAAACGCAGGATCAATCCCTGTCAGCACGTACAATGATTGAGGCTGCCAAGTGTCTCGAGTACGGAGAAAACTCGCTGGTGTGGAGGGACTGCGTGCCACGCTGGCGCACTCTCCGACGCATCTGCACCACCCAGCTGTTCACCGTGAAGCGTCTGGAGGCACTCCACCAGCTGCGGCGGGAGCAAGTGAGAAGCATGATGAGGGCCATTTATAAGTCCACCTCAGCTCCTCTGGATATCGGCCACGCTGCCTTCCTCACCAGCTTCAATATGGTGGGCAACATGCTATTTTCCAAGGACATGTTCGACTGGGACGAGTCGGAAAAGTCTAAAGAGTTTAAGAAAGCGCTCAATGAGATGCTCTTTGTTGGTGGCAAGCCTAATTGGGCTGATTATTTTCCTTTCCTGAAGCCTTTCGACCCGCAGGGCATAAGGAAGGAGATGACTAGGATTTTTAGGATTATGTTTGCAGTCTTCGATCAATATATCGACGAGCGCCTGCAGAGCGGGACAAGAAGCGAGGAGGCAGACAAGGATTTTCTCGATATTTTGCTCGAGAGTAAGACCGAGACTGGGGAGAAGCTCACAAAGTTTGAGATCACACGCTTCTTCTATGTAAGTATATCTATCAATCTATCCTGCAAACAAAGTATGAGATCACTAGCTGTCCGTCTTATAtctagttttagttttagtttggAGAGAGTTTCTTAACAAGATGATTTTGATGTTTGTTATGTTTATAGGACTTGTTCACAGCAGGGAGTGAAACAACTAGTAACACAATTGAATGGGCCATGTCAGAAATCATACGAAATCCTATGGTAATGGAAAAGGTGAGGGACGAATTGG contains these protein-coding regions:
- the LOC131060956 gene encoding cytochrome P450 76T24; the protein is MDFSSSLSTLIFYCVVATVISVVYMLTKLRSKPSERLPPGPRPWPLIGNILQVGKNVNESFSELAKIHGPLMTLHLGWRTTVVASSPAMARQVLQTQDQSLSARTMIEAAKCLEYGENSLVWRDCVPRWRTLRRICTTQLFTVKRLEALHQLRREQVRSMMRAIYKSTSAPLDIGHAAFLTSFNMVGNMLFSKDMFDWDESEKSKEFKKALNEMLFVGGKPNWADYFPFLKPFDPQGIRKEMTRIFRIMFAVFDQYIDERLQSGTRSEEADKDFLDILLESKTETGEKLTKFEITRFFYDLFTAGSETTSNTIEWAMSEIIRNPMVMEKVRDELDKVVGKERRVQESDIDNLPYLHSVVKETFRLHPVSSLLIHHRALNSCEIEGYVIPKDAQVFVNVWAIGRDPNVWQEPERFFPERFMDSDVDYKGQNFELLPFGSGRRMCPGIPLAHKIVHVVVATLLQCFDWQLPNGQNPEKLDMSAKFGITLQKAEHLVAIPTPRLPHHIYN